A stretch of Henckelia pumila isolate YLH828 chromosome 4, ASM3356847v2, whole genome shotgun sequence DNA encodes these proteins:
- the LOC140863076 gene encoding F-actin-capping protein subunit alpha isoform X1 has translation MHNKFWLKHSGILIMSDVEEKESQLSDDQKIEITKWFLLNSPAGEVQYVAKDIQAVLKNERLFNKAATEAFPMYNKAHMICLEFPDRSGEVLLTSFSEIDENEYLDPRTAQVAIVDHVKQVCEDTRPANDKELPSPYIEEYRCALDAEISKYVTEAYPKGVCSVYCTNGKDVEEPGLDFELVVVISAARHSPQNFCNGSWQSIWKMEFRDELQIVEVKGELQVGAHYFEEGNVQLDAKHECKDSTIFQSPDDCTGSLTKIIRHHETEYLNSLQMSYSNLSEATFKDLRRKLPVTRTHFPWHNTLQFNLTRDMQKSLGMEANK, from the exons ATGCACAATAAG TTTTGGTTGAAACACAGTGGGATTTTAATAATGTCAGACGTGGAAGAAAAGGAATCCCAGCTCAGCGATGACCAGAAAATTGAGATCACTAAATGGTTCCTCCTCAATTCTCCCGCTGGAGAAGTCCAATACGTGGCCAAGG ATATTCAGGCGGTTTTGAAGAACGAGAGATTGTTTAATAAGGCGGCGACGGAGGCATTTCCAATGTACAACAAAGCTCACATGATTTGCCTCGAATTTCCAGACAGAAGCGGTGAG GTACTTCTGACATCATTTAGCGAGATTGATGAAAATGAATATCTTGATCCTAGGACTGCTCAGGTCGCCATAGTTGATCATGTGAAACAA GTTTGTGAAGATACACGACCAGCAAATGATAAAGAGCTTCCTTCGCCATATATTGAGGAATATCG GTGTGCTTTGGATGCAGAAATCAGCAAGTATGTTACTGAAGCATACCCAAAAGGAGTTTGTTCTGTATATTGTACTAATGGCAAAGATGTGGAAGAACCAGGCTTGGATTTTGAACTTGTTGTGGTAATTTCTGCAGCCAGACACAGCCCTCAAAATTTTTG CAATGGAAGTTGGCAGTCGATATGGAAAATGGAATTTAGGGACGAGCTACAGATTGTGGAAGTGAAAGGTGAACTGCAG GTGGGGGCCCACTACTTTGAAGAGGGAAATGTCCAATTAGATGCGAAGCATGAATGCAAGGATTCCACAATATTTCAG TCACCTGATGATTGTACGGGTTCCTTAACTAAAATTATTCGTCACCATGAGACAGAGTATCTGAATTCCCTCCAG ATGTCTTATTCAAACTTGTCAGAAGCCACTTTTAAG GACCTTCGGAGAAAGCTTCCAGTGACGCGTACACATTTTCCATGGCACAACACCCTGCAGTTCAACCTGACTAGAGATATGCAGAAGAGCTTGGGAATGGAAGCTAATAAATGA
- the LOC140863076 gene encoding F-actin-capping protein subunit alpha isoform X2, with the protein MSDVEEKESQLSDDQKIEITKWFLLNSPAGEVQYVAKDIQAVLKNERLFNKAATEAFPMYNKAHMICLEFPDRSGEVLLTSFSEIDENEYLDPRTAQVAIVDHVKQVCEDTRPANDKELPSPYIEEYRCALDAEISKYVTEAYPKGVCSVYCTNGKDVEEPGLDFELVVVISAARHSPQNFCNGSWQSIWKMEFRDELQIVEVKGELQVGAHYFEEGNVQLDAKHECKDSTIFQSPDDCTGSLTKIIRHHETEYLNSLQMSYSNLSEATFKDLRRKLPVTRTHFPWHNTLQFNLTRDMQKSLGMEANK; encoded by the exons ATGTCAGACGTGGAAGAAAAGGAATCCCAGCTCAGCGATGACCAGAAAATTGAGATCACTAAATGGTTCCTCCTCAATTCTCCCGCTGGAGAAGTCCAATACGTGGCCAAGG ATATTCAGGCGGTTTTGAAGAACGAGAGATTGTTTAATAAGGCGGCGACGGAGGCATTTCCAATGTACAACAAAGCTCACATGATTTGCCTCGAATTTCCAGACAGAAGCGGTGAG GTACTTCTGACATCATTTAGCGAGATTGATGAAAATGAATATCTTGATCCTAGGACTGCTCAGGTCGCCATAGTTGATCATGTGAAACAA GTTTGTGAAGATACACGACCAGCAAATGATAAAGAGCTTCCTTCGCCATATATTGAGGAATATCG GTGTGCTTTGGATGCAGAAATCAGCAAGTATGTTACTGAAGCATACCCAAAAGGAGTTTGTTCTGTATATTGTACTAATGGCAAAGATGTGGAAGAACCAGGCTTGGATTTTGAACTTGTTGTGGTAATTTCTGCAGCCAGACACAGCCCTCAAAATTTTTG CAATGGAAGTTGGCAGTCGATATGGAAAATGGAATTTAGGGACGAGCTACAGATTGTGGAAGTGAAAGGTGAACTGCAG GTGGGGGCCCACTACTTTGAAGAGGGAAATGTCCAATTAGATGCGAAGCATGAATGCAAGGATTCCACAATATTTCAG TCACCTGATGATTGTACGGGTTCCTTAACTAAAATTATTCGTCACCATGAGACAGAGTATCTGAATTCCCTCCAG ATGTCTTATTCAAACTTGTCAGAAGCCACTTTTAAG GACCTTCGGAGAAAGCTTCCAGTGACGCGTACACATTTTCCATGGCACAACACCCTGCAGTTCAACCTGACTAGAGATATGCAGAAGAGCTTGGGAATGGAAGCTAATAAATGA
- the LOC140863076 gene encoding F-actin-capping protein subunit alpha isoform X3, with the protein MYNKAHMICLEFPDRSGEVLLTSFSEIDENEYLDPRTAQVAIVDHVKQVCEDTRPANDKELPSPYIEEYRCALDAEISKYVTEAYPKGVCSVYCTNGKDVEEPGLDFELVVVISAARHSPQNFCNGSWQSIWKMEFRDELQIVEVKGELQVGAHYFEEGNVQLDAKHECKDSTIFQSPDDCTGSLTKIIRHHETEYLNSLQMSYSNLSEATFKDLRRKLPVTRTHFPWHNTLQFNLTRDMQKSLGMEANK; encoded by the exons ATGTACAACAAAGCTCACATGATTTGCCTCGAATTTCCAGACAGAAGCGGTGAG GTACTTCTGACATCATTTAGCGAGATTGATGAAAATGAATATCTTGATCCTAGGACTGCTCAGGTCGCCATAGTTGATCATGTGAAACAA GTTTGTGAAGATACACGACCAGCAAATGATAAAGAGCTTCCTTCGCCATATATTGAGGAATATCG GTGTGCTTTGGATGCAGAAATCAGCAAGTATGTTACTGAAGCATACCCAAAAGGAGTTTGTTCTGTATATTGTACTAATGGCAAAGATGTGGAAGAACCAGGCTTGGATTTTGAACTTGTTGTGGTAATTTCTGCAGCCAGACACAGCCCTCAAAATTTTTG CAATGGAAGTTGGCAGTCGATATGGAAAATGGAATTTAGGGACGAGCTACAGATTGTGGAAGTGAAAGGTGAACTGCAG GTGGGGGCCCACTACTTTGAAGAGGGAAATGTCCAATTAGATGCGAAGCATGAATGCAAGGATTCCACAATATTTCAG TCACCTGATGATTGTACGGGTTCCTTAACTAAAATTATTCGTCACCATGAGACAGAGTATCTGAATTCCCTCCAG ATGTCTTATTCAAACTTGTCAGAAGCCACTTTTAAG GACCTTCGGAGAAAGCTTCCAGTGACGCGTACACATTTTCCATGGCACAACACCCTGCAGTTCAACCTGACTAGAGATATGCAGAAGAGCTTGGGAATGGAAGCTAATAAATGA